The following coding sequences are from one Mycobacterium bourgelatii window:
- a CDS encoding ATPase gives MTDNSGGSPRPRTGRERIKTLTQAALNVDVRVEQVEALLEGLSTTLEGMNVSIENLDETMVRFNDTITKIDALAPRMDAVVDRMEATVHRVERIVGLVESVLAPLTATEDALRDAVNIVKKIARR, from the coding sequence GTGACTGACAATTCCGGGGGCTCGCCACGTCCGCGCACCGGACGGGAACGCATCAAGACGCTGACCCAGGCCGCGCTCAATGTCGACGTCCGCGTCGAGCAGGTGGAGGCGCTGCTCGAGGGTCTCAGCACCACGCTCGAGGGCATGAACGTTTCGATCGAGAACCTCGACGAGACCATGGTTCGGTTCAACGACACCATCACCAAGATCGACGCGCTGGCACCGCGGATGGACGCCGTCGTCGACCGGATGGAGGCGACCGTGCACCGCGTGGAACGCATTGTCGGCCTGGTTGAGTCCGTGCTTGCGCCGCTGACCGCCACCGAGGATGCCCTTCGCGACGCGGTAAACATCGTGAAGAAGATCGCCAGGCGCTAA
- the eccB gene encoding type VII secretion protein EccB codes for MAELAGPEHRRRRRGFRMTAKYQISGLRFLYRRMAHALVRRDTRMIDDPQRAQAAPLILGVLIAVILAVGTIVWGLFSPGGLVSNANIAIDRDTGAMYVRIGDRLDPVTNLTSARLILGAPEKPVRASSAEIAKYPHGSLVGIVGAPTDIRDSADPSSIWTVCDTTMTGAAVPLDPVSGLPTTATSPVTTTVIGGPLTRSGDITKLSANQARLVSYDKRTWLIYARPDGEVVRSTVDITNAVVEDALGLRATDLILPISQGLFNAIPAEPPLVAPPIADVGAPPTFELNKPVRVGTVLNLRELSGGTKYYVALTDGVQEVGLVAATMIRAANTQASTTPIEIGPDELASLPKSRQLEVSYYPAAQVQLVSAAHEPVTCWSWSHFGDEPTARTEVMVGRTLPLTDRQTGALTPLVSAATSKGMTADRVFMPPNGGRFVQITGAATDSKNRESYFWISDNGVRFGLDTTDSKSGDLTLSALNLRHPVPAPWVAISLFARGPTLSQRDARIRHDGVPADPVVAGFDDKEMK; via the coding sequence TTGGCTGAGCTAGCGGGACCTGAACACCGGCGCCGCCGCCGCGGCTTCCGGATGACCGCGAAGTATCAAATCAGCGGCCTGCGGTTCTTGTACCGACGGATGGCGCACGCGCTGGTCCGTCGGGACACCCGGATGATCGACGACCCGCAGCGGGCCCAGGCGGCGCCGCTGATCCTGGGGGTGCTGATCGCGGTGATCCTGGCCGTCGGCACCATCGTCTGGGGTCTGTTCTCACCGGGTGGCCTGGTCAGCAACGCCAATATCGCGATCGACCGCGACACCGGCGCGATGTACGTGCGCATCGGTGATCGGCTCGATCCGGTCACCAACCTCACCTCGGCGCGCCTCATCCTCGGCGCCCCGGAGAAGCCGGTTCGCGCCAGCTCGGCCGAAATCGCGAAGTACCCGCACGGCTCGCTGGTGGGCATCGTGGGGGCGCCCACCGACATCAGGGACAGCGCCGACCCGTCATCGATCTGGACCGTTTGCGACACCACGATGACCGGCGCGGCCGTCCCACTGGACCCGGTGTCCGGGCTGCCGACGACAGCGACGTCGCCGGTGACGACCACCGTGATCGGCGGGCCGCTCACCAGAAGCGGTGACATCACCAAGCTTTCGGCCAACCAGGCCCGGCTGGTCAGCTACGACAAACGAACCTGGCTGATCTATGCGCGTCCCGACGGGGAAGTGGTCCGCTCGACGGTCGACATCACCAATGCCGTGGTCGAGGATGCCCTCGGACTGCGCGCCACGGACCTGATTCTGCCGATCTCCCAAGGGTTGTTCAACGCGATCCCGGCCGAGCCGCCTCTGGTGGCGCCGCCGATCGCCGATGTCGGCGCCCCGCCGACGTTCGAACTCAACAAGCCCGTGCGCGTCGGCACCGTCCTTAATCTGCGCGAATTGTCCGGCGGTACAAAGTACTACGTCGCGCTCACCGATGGCGTCCAAGAGGTCGGCCTGGTCGCCGCGACGATGATCCGGGCCGCGAACACCCAGGCCAGCACCACGCCGATCGAGATCGGGCCCGACGAACTGGCGTCGCTGCCCAAGTCGCGCCAGCTCGAGGTGTCCTACTATCCGGCGGCGCAGGTGCAATTGGTGTCGGCCGCGCACGAGCCGGTGACCTGTTGGTCCTGGTCGCATTTCGGCGACGAGCCAACCGCGCGCACCGAGGTCATGGTCGGCCGCACATTGCCGTTGACCGACAGGCAGACCGGGGCCTTGACCCCGCTGGTGTCGGCGGCCACCTCGAAGGGCATGACCGCCGACCGGGTGTTCATGCCGCCCAATGGAGGTAGGTTCGTTCAGATCACCGGGGCCGCAACAGATTCGAAGAACCGCGAGAGTTACTTCTGGATCTCCGACAACGGTGTGCGGTTCGGGTTGGACACCACCGATTCCAAGAGCGGCGACCTGACGCTGTCCGCGCTCAATCTGCGTCACCCGGTACCCGCACCCTGGGTGGCGATTTCGCTGTTCGCCCGCGGACCAACGTTGTCCCAACGCGATGCGCGGATCCGTCACGACGGCGTGCCCGCCGATCCCGTGGTGGCCGGCTTCGACGACAAGGAGATGAAGTAG
- the eccCa gene encoding type VII secretion protein EccCa, translating to MRISFLRPANPVPPPRIIRDEIEVPPPKEIEQGEPASRIRTIGLPILLVLLLVGMVALMIRSGRGFSPLMVLFPLMMLGGVGGMAFGQRGGTGTSRAQVLQDRKAATRGLGMIREKVFDRGLSMHAGLQSSYPDPQMLPSRIGGERMWEVVPTGDGFTALRYGLGDVELAARIVAPEAPPGEFLEPVSWVATVRFLRHHSTVSSMPVVVTAARFPVIGFTGDRDVTLGMVRSMLLQAAVTHGPDNLAMVVLTDDVDAPEWSWMKWLPHTQHPYELDRLGSARMMYRDWSTLQASLGGDEADPDDPNKVIDFTMNFNPDPEFTTDSYRHVLVVVDSAVTDKLVDSVIAPRAGVTWLLVGPPENALNAEEGITLRCDADRTVWRSEADRPLAEPVKVAVADNVSLIDARMVARQLARYEVATLANMGRQVKQAERGRDWQTLMRVRDPGTLEPLDLWSVINRYDDKRRLKIPIGFLQNGDRLELDIKQAAEGGTGPHGQLLGTTGSGKSEFLRNLVINGCVTHSPDVLNWLLVDFKGGATFNGLDQLPHVSAVITNMEQEAHLVARMKEMINGEIDRRYRIFREAKELNPRYDVKDLRDYEKLRERGVDLPPLPSLFIVIDEWAELLQMHPDYGELFRRIGRVGRSVALHLLYASQNLDNSGRTSGLETNIGYKIGLKTQTASESRALLDGSDAAYRLSGDPGHGVLRPTGGELIGFYAGWTGAAYFPPVVPTAGSNGHRGRSATDPNLVEPRPFTAAAQPLPDSGASEPQTVEPERTEEEIESAPTVFTTVIERLKSAHFPPPYRMWLPPLEVTTLDAVAPGLRDWQAATNETIANLVVPFGLFDNPLKHEQPVWYLDAEKNVLILGGSGAGKSTVVKNLVCSLALANTPEQVQMYIVDYAGGGLSPLADLPHVGAVVTRSDPDAINRILMQMGTLLTARERLFRENRITIDEYRQARTDPDCPFLQQDPYGDVFVIIDGWDAAVAQDQVLQFRGGEVEALLVGARNYGLHFVLTTARVVEMRGIEPNMNTVIELHNETELSRVGSQLAKQRRKAPGHAITTGSEFQGLVALPRIDSIADASTVPAGMTALVDMVAERFAARGAERLRTLPTSLTRDQLGELVAAADEAAAADPRQSQLADKRRLRIALGVREDTLGPAYAEMYREPHLLILGEAKSGKSELIGTICDSISRRFATKDDAVIVLIDPRRRHLGRVDMKNVFAHIHREEQIHPTNEALYAELDLASRNVPADLDAETRAARAWWSGPEIFFVVDDYHMIVDPRAIEKPAMHAMAPWLQNEPLARGFHFVIARGSEELYLAGNRDPLIKRMLQDRVPTVLLSADKFDGQIGDTKFERFPFPGRARYIEASLGRKNRIQAAWSGVRESRDTDFED from the coding sequence GTGCGGATCAGCTTCTTGCGTCCGGCCAACCCGGTGCCGCCGCCCCGGATCATCCGCGACGAGATCGAAGTTCCGCCGCCCAAAGAGATAGAGCAGGGCGAGCCCGCCTCGCGGATCCGCACCATCGGCCTGCCCATCCTGTTGGTACTGCTGCTGGTTGGAATGGTCGCGTTGATGATCCGTTCCGGCCGCGGATTCAGTCCGCTGATGGTGTTGTTCCCGCTGATGATGCTCGGCGGTGTCGGCGGAATGGCCTTCGGGCAGCGCGGCGGGACGGGCACCTCACGCGCCCAGGTACTGCAAGACCGCAAGGCCGCCACCCGCGGACTCGGAATGATCCGGGAGAAGGTGTTCGACCGGGGTCTGAGCATGCACGCCGGGCTGCAAAGCTCCTACCCCGACCCACAGATGCTGCCCAGTCGCATTGGCGGCGAGCGGATGTGGGAGGTGGTGCCGACCGGCGACGGCTTCACCGCGCTGCGCTACGGCCTGGGTGACGTCGAGTTGGCGGCGCGTATCGTCGCCCCCGAAGCCCCGCCCGGGGAGTTTTTGGAACCGGTGAGCTGGGTGGCCACCGTGCGCTTCCTGCGCCACCACTCCACGGTGTCGTCCATGCCGGTCGTGGTCACCGCGGCCCGCTTTCCCGTCATCGGCTTCACAGGCGACCGCGACGTCACGCTGGGCATGGTCCGGTCAATGCTGTTGCAGGCCGCGGTGACTCACGGTCCGGACAACCTGGCCATGGTGGTGCTCACCGACGACGTCGACGCGCCGGAATGGTCGTGGATGAAATGGCTGCCGCACACCCAGCACCCGTACGAGCTGGACCGGCTGGGCAGCGCCCGGATGATGTACCGCGACTGGTCGACCCTGCAGGCCAGCCTGGGCGGCGACGAGGCCGATCCCGACGACCCCAACAAGGTCATCGACTTCACCATGAATTTCAATCCCGACCCGGAGTTCACCACCGACAGCTACCGCCACGTACTGGTCGTGGTGGACTCCGCAGTCACCGACAAGCTCGTCGACTCGGTCATTGCGCCACGTGCCGGGGTGACCTGGCTGCTCGTCGGGCCGCCGGAGAACGCCCTCAATGCCGAGGAGGGCATCACCCTGCGCTGTGACGCCGACCGCACGGTGTGGCGCAGCGAGGCGGACCGGCCGCTGGCCGAACCGGTGAAAGTCGCTGTCGCCGACAATGTTTCGCTCATCGATGCGCGAATGGTGGCCAGGCAGCTGGCGCGCTACGAGGTGGCGACGTTGGCCAACATGGGCCGCCAGGTCAAACAAGCCGAGCGTGGTAGGGACTGGCAGACCTTGATGCGGGTGCGGGACCCCGGCACCTTGGAGCCGCTGGACCTGTGGTCGGTGATCAACCGCTACGACGACAAACGGCGACTGAAAATACCGATCGGGTTCCTGCAGAACGGCGACCGCCTCGAACTGGACATCAAGCAGGCCGCCGAGGGCGGCACCGGGCCGCACGGCCAGCTGCTGGGGACCACCGGATCCGGAAAGTCGGAATTCCTGCGCAACCTCGTCATCAACGGCTGTGTGACGCACTCGCCGGACGTGCTCAACTGGCTGCTCGTCGACTTCAAGGGCGGCGCCACCTTCAACGGGCTCGATCAGCTGCCGCACGTCAGCGCGGTGATCACCAACATGGAGCAAGAGGCCCACCTGGTGGCGCGCATGAAGGAGATGATCAACGGCGAGATCGACCGCCGTTATCGGATTTTCCGCGAGGCCAAGGAACTCAACCCGCGCTACGACGTCAAGGACCTGCGCGACTACGAGAAGCTGCGCGAGCGAGGCGTGGACCTGCCCCCGCTGCCCTCGTTGTTCATCGTCATCGACGAATGGGCCGAGCTACTGCAGATGCACCCCGATTACGGCGAGCTGTTTCGCCGCATCGGCCGCGTCGGGCGGTCGGTGGCGCTGCACCTGCTCTACGCGTCGCAGAACCTGGACAACTCCGGACGGACCAGCGGCCTGGAAACCAACATCGGCTACAAGATCGGCCTCAAGACCCAGACGGCGTCGGAATCCCGTGCGCTGCTGGATGGTTCGGATGCGGCTTACCGACTGTCCGGCGACCCCGGCCACGGAGTGCTGCGTCCCACCGGGGGAGAACTGATCGGTTTCTACGCCGGGTGGACCGGTGCGGCGTATTTCCCTCCGGTGGTGCCGACGGCCGGCTCGAATGGGCATCGCGGCAGGAGCGCTACCGACCCCAACCTGGTCGAGCCCCGGCCCTTCACCGCCGCGGCCCAGCCGCTTCCGGACAGCGGTGCGAGCGAACCGCAGACCGTGGAGCCGGAACGCACCGAAGAGGAAATCGAAAGCGCACCAACGGTGTTCACCACCGTGATCGAGCGTCTCAAGAGCGCTCACTTCCCGCCGCCGTACCGGATGTGGTTGCCGCCGCTGGAGGTCACGACGCTGGACGCCGTCGCGCCGGGGCTGCGCGACTGGCAGGCGGCTACCAACGAAACCATCGCCAATCTCGTTGTGCCGTTCGGGTTGTTCGACAACCCGCTCAAGCACGAGCAGCCCGTCTGGTACCTGGACGCCGAAAAGAACGTGTTGATCCTCGGCGGTAGCGGCGCGGGAAAGTCCACGGTCGTCAAGAATCTGGTGTGTTCGCTGGCGCTGGCGAACACCCCCGAGCAGGTCCAGATGTACATCGTCGACTATGCGGGCGGCGGGCTGAGCCCGTTGGCCGACCTGCCCCATGTCGGCGCGGTCGTGACCCGGTCCGATCCCGATGCGATCAACCGGATCCTGATGCAGATGGGCACGCTGCTGACCGCCCGGGAACGGCTTTTCCGTGAGAACCGCATCACCATCGACGAATATCGTCAGGCCCGCACCGACCCCGATTGCCCTTTCCTGCAACAGGATCCCTACGGCGACGTGTTCGTGATCATCGATGGCTGGGACGCCGCGGTGGCCCAGGACCAGGTGCTGCAGTTCCGCGGCGGCGAGGTGGAGGCACTGTTGGTCGGTGCCCGCAACTACGGGCTGCACTTCGTGTTGACGACGGCGCGGGTGGTCGAGATGCGCGGGATCGAGCCCAACATGAACACCGTCATCGAGTTGCACAACGAAACCGAACTTTCGCGGGTGGGCTCGCAGCTGGCCAAGCAGCGGCGCAAGGCACCCGGCCACGCGATCACCACCGGTTCGGAGTTCCAGGGACTGGTGGCGCTGCCGCGCATCGACTCGATTGCCGACGCATCGACGGTTCCGGCCGGGATGACGGCGCTGGTCGACATGGTCGCCGAGCGGTTCGCCGCACGCGGCGCCGAGCGGCTGCGAACGCTGCCGACCTCGCTGACCCGTGATCAGCTGGGTGAATTGGTGGCCGCCGCCGACGAGGCCGCGGCGGCCGATCCGCGCCAGTCGCAGCTGGCCGACAAGCGCCGGTTGCGGATCGCGCTGGGGGTGCGCGAAGACACGCTCGGTCCGGCCTATGCCGAGATGTACCGCGAGCCGCACCTGCTGATCCTTGGTGAGGCCAAGAGCGGCAAGAGCGAGCTGATCGGGACGATTTGCGACAGCATCAGCCGCCGCTTTGCGACCAAGGACGACGCCGTCATCGTGCTGATCGATCCGCGGCGACGTCACCTGGGGCGGGTGGACATGAAGAATGTGTTCGCCCACATCCATCGGGAAGAGCAGATTCACCCCACCAACGAGGCCCTGTACGCCGAGTTGGACTTGGCCTCCCGCAATGTGCCCGCTGACCTGGACGCCGAGACTCGCGCGGCGCGCGCGTGGTGGAGCGGGCCGGAGATCTTCTTCGTCGTGGACGACTACCACATGATCGTGGACCCGCGTGCCATCGAGAAGCCGGCGATGCATGCGATGGCGCCCTGGCTCCAGAACGAACCGTTGGCTCGGGGCTTCCACTTCGTCATCGCCCGCGGCTCCGAGGAACTGTATCTGGCCGGCAACCGCGACCCCTTGATCAAGAGGATGCTGCAAGACCGAGTGCCGACGGTGCTGCTGTCGGCCGACAAGTTCGACGGTCAGATCGGCGACACCAAGTTTGAGCGATTCCCCTTCCCGGGCCGCGCCCGCTATATCGAGGCGTCACTGGGCCGCAAGAATCGCATCCAGGCCGCCTGGTCCGGCGTGCGAGAGAGTAGGGACACCGACTTCGAGGATTAA
- a CDS encoding TetR/AcrR family transcriptional regulator translates to MSANTFTIYRTLDARQLGVRKRLLGAARELIRENGHESVAMESIATAAGVSRATAYRYFASKEHVVCEAALDWGQEVAARIPDVIAAAASDPVAAMDGAIEQIVREAATDLAMVRATMASVLALGPVADQFRLGVREMFLDLLGGAMGGWREVPESLTLDPALTVLGRVFLADMALLGVGDITVDQCIEELRLAAQRLLIGPASS, encoded by the coding sequence GTGAGTGCAAATACATTCACGATCTATCGAACGCTGGATGCGCGTCAGCTGGGGGTGCGCAAGCGGCTGCTCGGCGCCGCCAGGGAACTGATTCGCGAGAACGGCCACGAGTCGGTGGCCATGGAGTCGATCGCGACGGCAGCCGGTGTGTCGAGGGCGACCGCGTATCGGTATTTCGCGTCCAAGGAACATGTGGTGTGCGAGGCGGCGCTGGACTGGGGCCAGGAAGTCGCCGCGCGCATCCCGGACGTCATCGCCGCCGCCGCGTCAGACCCGGTCGCCGCAATGGACGGAGCCATCGAGCAGATTGTGCGGGAGGCCGCGACGGACCTGGCCATGGTTCGAGCCACGATGGCCTCGGTGTTGGCGCTGGGGCCGGTCGCAGACCAGTTCCGCCTGGGCGTGCGGGAGATGTTTTTGGACCTGTTGGGTGGCGCCATGGGCGGGTGGCGCGAGGTGCCGGAATCGTTGACGCTCGATCCGGCATTGACCGTGCTTGGACGGGTCTTTCTCGCCGACATGGCGTTGCTCGGCGTCGGCGACATCACGGTCGACCAATGCATCGAGGAGCTCAGGCTAGCCGCGCAGCGCCTGTTGATCGGCCCAGCCAGCTCCTAG
- a CDS encoding AAA family ATPase, whose product MSTGVARPLDVFTIGLRHLRNREMPQARAAFAHATDGDPTMCDAWLGRMAAGEQNVEVTEGAYRNRGNFGAALRHAQMRPDQLGVQITLTLGTIGLRLPLNGDSDLAIAYAVALAESDPPQLAAANDVVERQLRRSTSTAFELDMLDYVRLGLLGLARRWPDVLSFENSQQWRSDRPDLVKFLNAGLLVWKVWALIGTGNPLEAQRFAEGGLESQGLPTDLHAKLRLARGYALRAQGKRDEAMTAFRELKAWIASRDVDAAINDPDKMVEIVTAESLATRADIWDPESGQSAAALESAQRDRTRDAVRQEAMALLNKQIGMEGVKNQIRRLEAKVAMDQKRAEMGVGSKKELALSYVFVGPPGTGKTTMARVLAQLFFGLGLIARPDVVEASRPQFVDEYLGKTAQKTNAVLDKALGGLLFIDEAYSLYSRGYSDGDAYGEEAINTLLARLENERKTSDPNKKLAVVIAGYEPDIDRFLSMNEGLAGRFTTRIRFESYTAQELVKIADLIAAEEDSLYSAPAQDLLLERLSALADTLIAEVDADGRPRDVPALDKAGNARFVRTITEKAAEYRDFRLNSSATPPTKEALVTLEAGDVDEAFREACMTLRIPLPLSDLDGGVGFG is encoded by the coding sequence ATGTCCACAGGTGTTGCCCGGCCGCTCGATGTGTTCACCATTGGGCTGCGGCACCTGCGCAACCGGGAGATGCCGCAGGCCCGGGCGGCCTTCGCGCACGCGACCGACGGTGATCCCACCATGTGCGACGCCTGGCTGGGTCGGATGGCCGCCGGCGAGCAGAACGTCGAGGTCACCGAGGGCGCCTACCGCAACCGGGGCAATTTCGGGGCGGCCTTGCGGCACGCCCAGATGCGGCCAGACCAGCTCGGCGTCCAGATCACCCTGACCCTGGGCACCATCGGGCTGCGGCTACCGCTGAACGGTGATTCGGATCTGGCGATCGCCTACGCCGTAGCGCTCGCCGAAAGCGATCCGCCGCAACTGGCCGCCGCCAACGACGTCGTCGAGCGCCAGCTGCGCCGCTCCACGTCGACGGCCTTCGAACTGGACATGCTCGACTATGTGCGCCTGGGCCTGCTCGGCCTGGCGCGCCGCTGGCCGGACGTGCTGAGTTTCGAGAACTCGCAGCAGTGGCGCTCCGACCGGCCGGACCTGGTGAAATTCCTCAACGCCGGCCTGCTGGTCTGGAAGGTCTGGGCGCTGATCGGCACCGGAAACCCGTTGGAGGCACAGCGTTTTGCCGAAGGTGGCCTGGAATCCCAAGGCCTGCCAACCGATCTGCACGCCAAGCTCCGCCTTGCTCGTGGTTACGCGCTGCGCGCCCAAGGCAAGCGGGACGAGGCCATGACGGCTTTCCGGGAGCTGAAAGCGTGGATCGCCTCCCGGGACGTCGACGCCGCGATCAACGACCCGGACAAGATGGTCGAGATTGTCACCGCCGAGTCGTTGGCTACCCGCGCCGACATCTGGGATCCCGAGTCGGGCCAGAGTGCCGCCGCGCTGGAATCCGCACAACGCGACCGCACCAGGGACGCCGTGCGCCAAGAGGCAATGGCGCTGCTGAACAAGCAAATCGGCATGGAGGGCGTCAAGAACCAAATCCGGCGCCTGGAAGCCAAAGTGGCCATGGACCAAAAGCGCGCCGAGATGGGTGTGGGCAGCAAGAAGGAGTTGGCGCTGTCGTATGTCTTCGTCGGACCCCCGGGCACCGGGAAGACGACGATGGCAAGGGTGTTGGCGCAGTTGTTCTTCGGCCTCGGGCTGATAGCGCGCCCCGACGTCGTCGAAGCCTCGCGGCCGCAGTTCGTCGACGAATACCTGGGCAAGACCGCGCAGAAAACCAACGCCGTGCTCGACAAGGCGCTCGGCGGGTTGCTGTTCATCGACGAGGCCTATTCGCTGTACTCCCGCGGCTATTCCGACGGGGACGCCTACGGCGAAGAGGCGATCAACACACTGCTCGCCCGACTGGAGAACGAGCGCAAGACCTCGGACCCGAACAAGAAACTTGCGGTGGTCATCGCCGGGTACGAGCCGGACATCGACCGGTTCCTGTCCATGAACGAAGGTCTGGCGGGCCGCTTCACCACCCGGATCAGGTTTGAGTCCTACACTGCCCAGGAACTGGTCAAGATCGCCGATCTGATTGCGGCTGAAGAGGACTCGCTCTACTCCGCACCCGCCCAGGATCTGCTGCTGGAGCGCCTTTCGGCCTTGGCCGATACCTTGATCGCCGAGGTGGACGCCGACGGACGGCCGCGGGACGTCCCGGCTCTGGACAAGGCGGGAAACGCACGGTTCGTCCGCACCATCACCGAGAAGGCCGCTGAATACCGCGACTTTCGGCTCAACAGTTCCGCGACGCCGCCGACCAAAGAGGCCCTGGTCACCCTGGAAGCCGGCGATGTCGACGAAGCTTTCCGGGAAGCCTGTATGACGCTGCGGATTCCGCTTCCGCTGAGCGATCTGGACGGGGGAGTCGGTTTTGGCTGA